The Acinetobacter wuhouensis genome includes the window CTTTGCAGCAATAGTAATATCACATAATAATGGAATACTTGCGCCCGCACCTGCTGCGGTACCATTCACCGCACAAATAATGATTTTCGGAATATTCAAGATCAGATCAATCATTGGTTTAAAATACTTTTCGATCACCAACCCCAAATCAATATTATCAACGTCTTGAAATAGGCTTGGACTCAGTTCCATCCCTGTACAAAAGGCTTTTCCAGTTGCCCCCAGAACAATAACTTTCACTTCAGGATTTTGTTCAAATGCTTTAAGTGCAGAAATAATTTCTTCACTCATTGATAGCGTTAAACTATTAAGCTGTTGAGGGCGATTCAACATCAAATAACCCACATGATTTTTTTCTTCTACAATGATAGTTTGATAATCCATTATCCATTTCCTCTTCAATTATAGTTTTGAAATTTAGTTTTAAAATTTAGCTACATTTTCATTCATGTCTTCTCTGTATTCAATTTATTGTAATTGAAGAATCTCTACATAAGCTGGCAGATTCTATCAATCCTTAAAAATTATTCAGCAAACATTGATCTATTTTATCTGATGAAAAAACACGCTAAATCATGCGGATTATAAATTTATAGTGCTCGTAAACTGCTCATTAATCTTAAAAAATAAGTATTCATGCAAATTTAGACATTTTAATTGATGTCTAATTTTGTGCGGACAGCAATAAATTATGTCTATAAATTTACTAGGTTTTATTCATTTCATATTCACGTTATGATCGAGTGAGAAACTAGCAATTGTTATAACAACTTGAACTTAAATCTAAGTGCAAATAAGGAAAATACGCATGACTTATCAAAATATCCTCGTTCCAGTCGATGGCTCTGAAACTTCTTTATCTGTCGTTAAACACGCGGCTGATATTGCCAAAGCATTCAATAGTAAAATCACCGTTGTCCAAGTTATGACTTTAGACCCTTATATTGCAGCGGAATATCTAAGCAATGGACAAACAAATCAACTTATTGAACGTGCGCGTGAGTTTATTCAGGACAATATCAATGCTGCCAAAGAACAATTTGTTGCAGAAGGTCTACAAGTTGAAACCCGCCTCTTAGAAGGTGAAAGCATTACCCATACATTGGCGCAAGCAGTCAATGATTTGAAAATAGATCTTGTCGTACTCAGCTCACATGGTCGTACGGGTCTGAAAAAACTCATCATGGGCAGTGTCGCACAAGGTTTATTAACTGAGCTACAAATTCCAGTTTTAGTGGTTAAATAAGCATTTAAACTGATTTTTCTGCTTAAATTTCTGCTTTTCCTAAAACCTGTTGTTCTTAATGCGACAGGTTTTTTGTTTTGCTTATGGTTTCCATTGAAATTGTTTCAAATTCACCTTTCCATTGATCACAACAACGCCTTCTTCCAATAATTTTGCTGTCTGCACACACATTCCCATTTCGTCTAATTTATTCAAGCTGATTCGACCTTGTGAATTAATGACGCGATACCAAGGAATATCATGGTCAGATGGAAGTTGACCCAAAACTTTTCCCACCAGTCGTGCATGTTTAGGCAAACCTGCCAAGCTGGCTATTTGTCCATAGCTCGCCACTTTGCTTTTCGGTATTTGAACGATGACATTGAGAATCATCTGTGCTAATTCTGGATTTGACATAGAACTTGGATAAACCTGCTGGAATTATGCTAAATTGACATTTTAAATTGGCTTTTTGCGTTTTAGGCAAATGCATTTTTATCATGCATATTCTAATGTAAAAACGTTTCTAAACTAAAACAACAAGAGTATTCATCATGAAAGGAATCTTGAACAAAATAGTTTTATCTACTGCACTGGTCATGGGGTCAGTGACAGCAATCGGTATTTCTAGTACAACCTATGCTGCACCTGCCATTGATATCCAAAGCGTGCTACAACAAGAACGAGCTTGGGCAGGCATGGAAACTAAACGTGTCAAAGTCGGTGACATTGATTGGGCATATAGTGAAGGTGGCCCTGCTGGTAAGCCTACGATTCTATTGGTTCATGGTCTTGCTGGTAGTCGTGATAACTGGAATCGTGTCGCACGCTATTTAACACCGTATTATCATGTGATTATTCCAGATCTACCAGGTCAAGGTGGCAGTAAAGTCCCCGCAGATTTTGACTATTCTCTACCGAATTTGACTGAAAAATTACGACGTTTTGCCGAAGCTGTAAAAATTGAAAAAGATTTAAATATCGCAGGTCACTCAATGGGTGGTTCAATTGCTTTACTATATGCTGCGCAATACCCTGTTGATGCGAAATCACTCTTTTTAGTCGACAGCGCTGGTGTATTTAAATCTGCCAATACCCCTTATCTCAAAGATCCAACAACATTGCGCAATATGATCGTGAGCAAGCCAGGGGATTTTGATCGCTTAATGAAAATTGCCATGAATCAACAACCTTTCATTCCGAAAGAGCTCAAAGATGCGCAAGAAAAACTCATGATCAGCCAAGCTGGAAATACCACAAAATTGGTTGAACAACTCATCGTAATGTCGAAATTATTTACCCCTGATTCATTTGCCATTGCAGCGCGTTCTATTGATCAACCTGTTCTCATTGCATGGGGAGAAAAAGA containing:
- a CDS encoding universal stress protein: MTYQNILVPVDGSETSLSVVKHAADIAKAFNSKITVVQVMTLDPYIAAEYLSNGQTNQLIERAREFIQDNINAAKEQFVAEGLQVETRLLEGESITHTLAQAVNDLKIDLVVLSSHGRTGLKKLIMGSVAQGLLTELQIPVLVVK
- a CDS encoding MGMT family protein — translated: MSNPELAQMILNVIVQIPKSKVASYGQIASLAGLPKHARLVGKVLGQLPSDHDIPWYRVINSQGRISLNKLDEMGMCVQTAKLLEEGVVVINGKVNLKQFQWKP
- a CDS encoding alpha/beta fold hydrolase; amino-acid sequence: MKGILNKIVLSTALVMGSVTAIGISSTTYAAPAIDIQSVLQQERAWAGMETKRVKVGDIDWAYSEGGPAGKPTILLVHGLAGSRDNWNRVARYLTPYYHVIIPDLPGQGGSKVPADFDYSLPNLTEKLRRFAEAVKIEKDLNIAGHSMGGSIALLYAAQYPVDAKSLFLVDSAGVFKSANTPYLKDPTTLRNMIVSKPGDFDRLMKIAMNQQPFIPKELKDAQEKLMISQAGNTTKLVEQLIVMSKLFTPDSFAIAARSIDQPVLIAWGEKDQIINVEAAAELKGLLKNAQDPIILKGVGHMPILEQEQLLIKPYLDFLAKYNR